One genomic window of Cystobacter fuscus DSM 2262 includes the following:
- a CDS encoding DUF4870 domain-containing protein gives METQNRGGFITGSPSPTADEKTWGMLAHLSALIAGLFGFSFLGPLIVMLTKGKESAWVEQHAKEALNFQITVTVALWIALASMFCLVGFVLAPLVALVALVLTILAGIKANNGEMYRYPATVRLVK, from the coding sequence ATGGAAACGCAGAATCGCGGGGGGTTCATCACCGGATCACCGTCGCCGACGGCGGACGAGAAGACGTGGGGAATGCTGGCGCACCTGAGCGCGCTGATCGCGGGCCTGTTTGGCTTCTCGTTCCTCGGGCCGCTCATCGTGATGCTCACCAAGGGCAAGGAGTCCGCCTGGGTGGAGCAGCACGCGAAGGAGGCGCTCAACTTCCAGATCACCGTCACGGTGGCCCTGTGGATCGCCTTGGCGAGCATGTTCTGCCTGGTGGGGTTCGTGCTGGCGCCGCTCGTCGCGCTGGTCGCGCTGGTGCTGACGATCCTCGCGGGCATCAAGGCCAACAATGGCGAGATGTACCGCTACCCGGCCACCGTCCGGCTGGTGAAGTAG